Proteins encoded together in one Gemmatimonadales bacterium window:
- the dapF gene encoding diaminopimelate epimerase, with amino-acid sequence MKPGTVFYKMSGSGNDFVMFDGRHTTAEELTREAIVALCDRRLGVGADGVGLLEPPPPEGDGVDFRFRFWNRDGSVGPMCGNGALCATRLAVILEFASPDAEIRFSTPAGLHRGRVVGTRSEIALPDCPAPTAAPEVRTLPGEGCPTLVRPSVPHLVLTVDDVETVAVADRGPALRSDPATGDGGANVNWMSPRGDGSWKMRTFERGVEGETLACGTGAVACALTLASQGLASSPARLWTRSGLPLDVAFDAGPSTASSIRLTGEGRLVFRGLSGSLPTDCPTDG; translated from the coding sequence ATGAAGCCCGGCACCGTCTTCTACAAGATGTCCGGCTCCGGCAACGACTTCGTCATGTTCGACGGCCGCCACACCACGGCGGAGGAGCTGACCCGCGAGGCGATCGTGGCCTTGTGCGACCGTCGGCTGGGCGTCGGGGCGGACGGCGTCGGCCTCCTTGAGCCCCCGCCCCCCGAGGGCGACGGGGTCGACTTCCGCTTCCGGTTCTGGAACCGCGACGGCTCGGTCGGCCCGATGTGCGGGAACGGCGCCCTGTGCGCCACGCGGCTCGCCGTCATCCTCGAGTTCGCCAGCCCGGACGCCGAGATACGCTTCTCGACGCCGGCCGGCCTCCATCGGGGCAGGGTGGTGGGCACCCGCTCCGAGATCGCCCTCCCGGACTGCCCGGCACCCACGGCGGCCCCCGAGGTCCGGACCCTTCCGGGCGAAGGCTGCCCGACCCTGGTCCGGCCCTCGGTCCCGCACCTCGTCCTGACCGTGGACGACGTGGAGACGGTGGCCGTGGCCGATCGGGGCCCGGCGCTTCGGTCCGACCCGGCCACAGGGGACGGCGGGGCCAACGTCAACTGGATGTCCCCCCGAGGGGACGGCTCCTGGAAGATGCGCACCTTCGAGCGAGGCGTCGAAGGCGAAACCCTGGCGTGCGGGACCGGGGCGGTCGCCTGCGCCCTGACGCTGGCCAGCCAGGGCCTCGCCAGCTCTCCCGCCCGCCTGTGGACCAGATCCGGCCTCCCGCTCGACGTCGCCTTCGACGCGGGACCTTCAACAGCCTCGTCGATCCGCCTCACCGGCGAGGGGAGACTGGTCTTTCGCGGCCTCTCCGGCTCGCTGCCAACCGACTGTCCCACCGACGGTTAG
- a CDS encoding polyprenol monophosphomannose synthase, with protein sequence MAERALVIIPTYDERENLPKIVPQILQQDPRLEVLVVDDNSPDGTGKLAAALAAEDPRIHVLHRAGKLGLGTAYVAGFRWALEAGYDYVFEMDADFSHDPRHLPTFLAEIADADLVIGSRYLNRRVTVVNWPMSRLMLSYFANVYARRVTGLRLWDSTGGYKCYRKAVLAEIDLDQVRSNGYSFQIEMSFRAWRKGFRIREITITFSDRSEGRSKMSGRIVREAVWMVWRLRWWALVGKV encoded by the coding sequence GTGGCTGAGCGCGCGCTGGTCATCATCCCGACCTACGACGAGCGGGAGAACCTTCCCAAGATCGTCCCGCAGATCTTGCAGCAGGATCCGCGGCTCGAAGTGCTGGTCGTGGACGACAACTCGCCGGACGGCACCGGGAAGCTGGCCGCGGCGCTGGCCGCCGAGGACCCGCGGATCCACGTGCTGCACCGGGCGGGCAAGCTCGGGCTGGGCACCGCGTACGTGGCCGGCTTCCGGTGGGCCCTCGAGGCCGGCTACGACTACGTGTTCGAGATGGACGCCGACTTCTCGCACGACCCGCGCCACCTCCCCACGTTCCTGGCGGAGATCGCCGACGCCGACCTCGTCATCGGCTCCCGCTACCTCAACCGCCGCGTGACGGTCGTCAACTGGCCGATGAGCCGGCTTATGCTGTCGTACTTCGCGAACGTGTACGCCCGCCGGGTCACCGGGCTCAGGCTGTGGGACTCGACCGGCGGGTACAAGTGCTACCGGAAGGCGGTGCTGGCCGAGATCGACCTCGACCAGGTGCGCTCGAACGGCTACTCGTTCCAGATCGAGATGTCGTTCCGCGCCTGGCGGAAGGGCTTCCGCATCCGGGAGATCACCATCACGTTCAGCGACCGCAGTGAAGGCCGCAGCAAGATGTCCGGCAGGATCGTGCGCGAGGCGGTATGGATGGTCTGGCGGCTCAGGTGGTGGGCGCTGGTGGGGAAGGTATGA